From a single Paraburkholderia largidicola genomic region:
- a CDS encoding DNA-binding protein, translated as MSGDLSDIPSDDARLAAEIERLKAAFPKTRELYREVCALLFFRFGLTPTANRLYQLVRRGSMGTPAAVLGEFWAELREKSRVRIEHPDLPADLGAAAGELVATLWTRATASAQAELEALRAEVEAQRMEAEQRVAAARGELGRTETALEQRTAALLAAQIEVRELEKAQAEGQAARQALDAEIPRLRNEAAARDRELAQVREGFSRDLEKLRETAERAEERLRATEKRALLEIDRERGAVAKLQKEVDETTKRADRREAEHHRAVDSLQTQLGDARHQAGVLQGRLDAVQATNVTLQQQLAARRDVDDKAGRPARAKAVAARPTATRPARAPGPARKVPVASASSSKTMARRKKRG; from the coding sequence ATGTCCGGTGATCTGTCCGATATTCCGTCCGATGATGCCCGGCTCGCGGCCGAGATCGAGCGGCTGAAGGCCGCCTTCCCGAAAACGCGCGAGCTGTACCGCGAGGTCTGCGCGCTGCTGTTCTTCCGCTTCGGCCTGACGCCGACCGCGAACCGGCTTTACCAGCTGGTGAGGCGCGGCAGCATGGGCACGCCCGCGGCGGTGCTCGGCGAGTTCTGGGCGGAACTCCGGGAAAAGAGCCGCGTGCGCATCGAGCACCCGGACCTGCCGGCCGATCTCGGGGCTGCGGCGGGCGAGCTGGTTGCGACGCTGTGGACACGCGCGACCGCGTCCGCGCAGGCGGAACTCGAGGCACTGCGCGCGGAAGTGGAGGCGCAGCGTATGGAAGCGGAGCAGCGCGTCGCCGCCGCGCGGGGCGAGCTGGGCCGCACCGAAACGGCACTGGAGCAGCGCACTGCGGCGCTGCTTGCCGCGCAGATCGAGGTCCGTGAACTCGAGAAGGCGCAGGCCGAGGGGCAGGCCGCGCGGCAGGCGCTCGACGCCGAAATACCACGTTTGCGAAACGAGGCGGCGGCGCGCGATCGCGAACTCGCCCAGGTGCGGGAAGGCTTCTCACGCGATCTCGAGAAACTGCGTGAGACCGCGGAGCGGGCCGAGGAGCGCCTGCGGGCGACCGAAAAGCGCGCGCTGCTCGAAATCGACCGCGAGCGCGGTGCCGTCGCCAAACTGCAGAAGGAAGTCGACGAGACCACGAAACGGGCCGACAGGCGCGAGGCGGAGCATCACCGTGCGGTCGACTCGCTGCAGACACAGCTCGGTGATGCGCGCCATCAGGCGGGCGTGCTGCAGGGACGGCTCGATGCCGTGCAGGCGACGAACGTGACACTGCAGCAACAGCTGGCGGCACGGCGTGACGTGGATGACAAAGCCGGCCGGCCGGCCCGTGCGAAGGCTGTTGCGGCTCGCCCGACTGCGACGCGTCCAGCGCGGGCACCGGGCCCAGCACGCAAGGTCCCGGTAGCCTCCGCGTCATCCAGCAAGACGATGGCGCGCCGGAAGAAGCGGGGCTAG
- a CDS encoding class I SAM-dependent methyltransferase, producing the protein MQQKNNTNRRKPKNKSTNQDHRSIDGYGLVDNSEYLMRCQVDTPQDIVSVVWGIAHKYRTHFQTVLDAGAGDGRFSTSGNYDRYVGYEIDVRRRQIPDLPAKAQIVRACAFSDATSERYDLSIGNPPYVRHHDLSDEWRTQISNWIELITGIRPHGLSNAYLYFLWLSFISTSDDGLVVLVVPFEWIVRPAAESLRRYIASQGWSVDVYQFDREPFPRVLTTASVTVIDKKQQSGRIRHFGIDGDGNTRSLRSPTRSNRQSLTYKRRLETAYAQRGLSPGGQKVFVLTEAERAHYGLKVDVDVVRCITSTRHVPQTVAVLTEQVFQQEYVSAGKRCWLIRPVEPLSRQLKYYLDAVPHDERDNFTCNARDIWWKFSLPDAPRLLYSSGFRGHRPKVFVNSVSAISVGSVCGIYASSDAVSRRIEREIRTASLKSEIVAVSKGFMKIEVNQMNAFIQRTIE; encoded by the coding sequence ATGCAGCAGAAAAATAATACAAACAGGCGCAAGCCCAAAAATAAATCAACTAACCAAGATCATCGCAGCATTGACGGATATGGACTAGTCGACAATTCCGAATACCTCATGCGATGTCAGGTAGACACGCCCCAAGATATCGTTTCGGTAGTTTGGGGAATTGCGCATAAGTACCGAACGCACTTCCAAACTGTGCTCGACGCAGGCGCGGGGGACGGAAGGTTTTCGACGTCCGGTAACTACGACAGGTATGTCGGTTACGAGATTGATGTTCGGCGTCGTCAAATTCCAGACCTTCCCGCAAAAGCTCAAATTGTTCGGGCATGTGCGTTTTCTGACGCCACGAGTGAACGTTATGACCTTAGCATTGGTAATCCTCCGTATGTACGGCATCACGACCTAAGCGATGAATGGCGGACTCAAATCTCGAACTGGATTGAGCTGATCACGGGAATAAGACCACATGGATTGTCAAACGCGTACCTCTACTTTTTGTGGCTAAGTTTCATCTCCACAAGCGACGACGGACTAGTAGTGCTCGTTGTTCCTTTCGAATGGATTGTTCGTCCAGCCGCAGAGAGCCTACGACGATACATCGCTTCGCAAGGGTGGTCAGTTGACGTCTATCAGTTTGATAGGGAGCCGTTTCCACGCGTGCTGACCACAGCGTCAGTGACGGTCATCGACAAGAAGCAACAATCCGGTCGAATTCGACACTTCGGCATTGACGGAGACGGAAACACTCGGTCGCTGCGTAGTCCGACACGAAGCAATAGACAGTCGTTGACATATAAAAGGCGACTTGAGACGGCTTACGCACAGCGCGGCCTCAGCCCTGGTGGGCAGAAGGTGTTCGTGCTAACCGAAGCGGAGCGCGCGCATTACGGTTTGAAGGTAGACGTCGACGTAGTACGTTGCATAACTTCCACAAGGCACGTTCCTCAAACGGTCGCCGTACTAACAGAGCAAGTGTTTCAACAAGAATACGTAAGCGCCGGAAAGCGTTGCTGGCTTATTCGTCCAGTAGAACCGCTAAGTCGACAATTGAAATACTATCTGGACGCCGTGCCGCATGATGAGCGCGATAACTTTACTTGTAACGCGCGCGATATCTGGTGGAAATTTTCGTTGCCAGATGCCCCTCGATTGCTTTACTCATCGGGATTTCGTGGACATCGGCCGAAGGTGTTCGTGAATTCAGTCTCGGCAATCAGCGTCGGTTCAGTTTGTGGCATTTACGCGTCATCTGATGCCGTTTCGCGCAGAATCGAAAGGGAGATCAGAACGGCCTCATTGAAATCGGAAATAGTCGCGGTTTCTAAGGGATTCATGAAGATCGAAGTCAACCAGATGAATGCGTTCATTCAGAGAACGATTGAGTAG
- a CDS encoding helix-turn-helix transcriptional regulator — protein sequence MEKQQRLNELADFLKTRRARLRPEDIDFPSGTRRKTPGLRREEVAERAGISVTWYAWLEQGREVNVSFKTIESLANALKLSPHERTHLFELANHYTPPGPYPIAQNVTDTVRRMLDQLGNMPAYVVDGNWNYVTWNEAAVRVFADFRKMPAGRCNLLWFTFQQDGARALFQGWDAYAKCVLAQFRGDYILRPSGEVFLRDLVEELNDTDADFCRWWAEHEVLKRSDWRKVIEHPVAGVLELDALSLEVPDAPGMRIMVYTPAPSTDTAQRIEALMKASNAAAIPVQAATVLDTFRKTRVSKTGRGG from the coding sequence ATGGAGAAGCAGCAGCGCCTGAACGAACTGGCGGATTTTCTGAAGACGCGCCGCGCACGTCTTCGGCCTGAGGACATCGACTTTCCGAGTGGCACCCGCCGCAAGACACCGGGCTTGCGCCGCGAAGAAGTGGCCGAGCGTGCTGGCATCAGCGTCACCTGGTATGCGTGGCTCGAACAGGGCAGGGAAGTGAATGTGTCGTTCAAGACGATCGAGAGCCTTGCCAATGCGCTGAAGCTTTCGCCGCATGAGCGCACGCATCTGTTCGAGCTGGCCAATCACTACACCCCGCCTGGCCCGTATCCCATTGCGCAGAACGTGACGGATACCGTTCGGCGCATGCTCGATCAGCTTGGCAACATGCCGGCGTATGTCGTCGACGGCAACTGGAACTATGTGACGTGGAACGAAGCAGCCGTACGCGTGTTTGCCGACTTCCGCAAGATGCCTGCGGGCCGCTGCAATCTGCTGTGGTTCACGTTTCAGCAAGACGGCGCGCGTGCGCTCTTCCAGGGCTGGGACGCCTACGCAAAATGCGTGCTGGCGCAGTTTCGCGGCGACTATATTCTTCGGCCTTCGGGCGAAGTGTTTTTACGCGATCTCGTCGAAGAACTGAACGATACGGATGCTGACTTCTGCCGCTGGTGGGCGGAGCATGAAGTACTCAAGCGCAGCGACTGGCGCAAGGTCATTGAGCATCCTGTTGCGGGTGTGCTCGAACTCGATGCGCTGTCGCTGGAAGTGCCGGATGCGCCGGGCATGCGCATCATGGTCTACACGCCGGCGCCGTCGACGGATACCGCACAGCGCATCGAGGCGCTGATGAAAGCCAGCAATGCGGCTGCAATTCCTGTTCAAGCCGCTACGGTACTCGATACATTCCGAAAGACGCGGGTTTCGAAAACAGGGCGCGGCGGATGA
- a CDS encoding HU family DNA-binding protein — MNKHELIDAVASTTGESKASTGEAIDAILEAVTAAVTRGETVQLIGFGSFSTGARAERAGRNPSTGETITIPAAKTVKFTAGKGFKDAVNAA, encoded by the coding sequence ATGAACAAACACGAACTGATTGATGCTGTTGCATCTACCACAGGCGAAAGCAAGGCCAGCACGGGCGAAGCCATTGATGCCATTCTCGAGGCCGTGACGGCGGCGGTCACGCGCGGCGAAACGGTCCAGCTGATCGGATTCGGCTCGTTTTCGACGGGTGCGCGCGCCGAGCGCGCGGGGCGCAACCCTTCTACCGGCGAGACAATCACCATCCCCGCGGCGAAGACCGTCAAGTTCACCGCAGGTAAGGGATTCAAGGACGCAGTGAATGCCGCCTGA
- a CDS encoding SET domain-containing protein: protein MQQRRITARRSSVHGKGLFALRPIAAGERLIEYRGERTTWRQAAARQRADAGHTFVFGLSDGRVIDGSRGGNSARFLNHACAPNCEAIESGNRVFIHALADIAPGCKLFIDYALVIDGEPTDEIRQQYACRCNSPGCRRTMLSASDG, encoded by the coding sequence ATGCAACAGCGACGCATAACCGCACGACGCTCGTCGGTGCATGGCAAAGGACTCTTCGCGCTGCGGCCGATCGCGGCAGGCGAGCGGCTTATTGAGTACAGGGGTGAACGGACCACCTGGCGGCAGGCGGCCGCGCGGCAGCGCGCGGATGCTGGCCACACCTTCGTGTTCGGACTCTCGGACGGACGGGTAATTGATGGCAGTCGCGGTGGCAACAGTGCCCGCTTCCTGAATCACGCATGCGCACCGAACTGCGAAGCGATTGAGTCGGGTAATCGTGTCTTCATCCACGCGCTCGCCGACATTGCGCCCGGCTGCAAACTGTTTATTGACTATGCGCTGGTCATCGACGGCGAACCCACCGATGAGATCAGGCAACAGTACGCATGCCGCTGTAACTCGCCCGGGTGCCGGCGAACCATGCTCAGCGCGTCAGATGGTTGA
- a CDS encoding type II toxin-antitoxin system RelE/ParE family toxin has translation MKSQPVVPTRQAQQDLETGIDYYLFEEGSETAALGFIAAVEEAFQRLGKNPVMGSPRYAYELDLPGLRSWPLKRYPHLVFYVERDDYVEIWRVINGVRDIPVWLLNENG, from the coding sequence ATGAAGTCGCAACCTGTCGTCCCGACCCGACAGGCGCAGCAGGATCTGGAAACCGGGATTGACTATTACCTGTTCGAGGAAGGTTCGGAGACCGCTGCGCTGGGGTTTATCGCTGCTGTCGAAGAGGCATTCCAGCGCCTGGGGAAAAATCCCGTGATGGGATCACCACGCTACGCCTACGAACTCGATCTGCCCGGCCTTCGGTCATGGCCACTCAAACGCTACCCACATCTTGTCTTTTATGTGGAGCGCGACGATTACGTCGAGATCTGGCGCGTGATCAATGGCGTGCGGGATATTCCGGTGTGGCTGCTCAACGAAAATGGGTAA
- a CDS encoding IS1182 family transposase, whose protein sequence is MKRFVEGADRKQAVLLPEYLEDYVSDDNPVRVVDVFVNELDLRDLGFDGTAPAETGRPSYHPSVLLKIYIYGYLNRIQSSRRLKRETQRNIELMWLTGRLSPDFKTIADFRRNNGKAIRNVCSQFIVLCRNLDLFSKSIVAIDGSKFKAVNNRDRNFTSAKVKARLQQIDESIARYLSALETADRTQSDVAEAKTSRISDKISKLKQQMQDLKAMEQRLRESPDGQVSLTDPDSRSMATSGRGTGMVGYNVQTAVDDTHHLSVTHEVTNIGNDRGQLTNMAGQARAATGIEELTVVADRGYFKSEEVLQCHEAGITTFVPKPLTSGKNADGYFGKQDFIYIAKDDEYLCPAQQRLNWRFTNIEHGMTLHCYSSSACSTCAIRKQCTSGKQARRIKRWEHEAVVEAMQKRLDQKPDMMRIRRQTVEHPFGTLKFWMGAAHFLMKTREHVSTEMSLHVLAYNLRRVMAILGTGSMMQKMRA, encoded by the coding sequence ATGAAGCGATTCGTCGAAGGCGCAGACCGTAAGCAAGCTGTTTTGCTGCCTGAGTACCTTGAGGACTATGTGTCCGACGACAATCCAGTACGCGTAGTCGATGTCTTCGTCAATGAGCTTGATCTTCGTGATCTCGGCTTTGACGGAACTGCTCCCGCAGAAACGGGACGGCCCTCGTATCATCCATCCGTGCTGCTCAAGATTTATATCTACGGCTATCTGAATCGCATTCAGTCGAGCCGGCGTCTGAAGCGTGAGACCCAGCGCAACATCGAGCTTATGTGGCTGACAGGCCGCCTATCGCCCGACTTCAAAACCATCGCCGATTTCCGACGCAACAATGGCAAGGCAATCCGCAATGTCTGCAGTCAGTTCATCGTGCTATGCCGAAATCTTGACCTCTTCTCAAAATCGATAGTGGCCATCGACGGCAGCAAGTTCAAAGCCGTCAATAATCGCGATCGGAATTTTACTAGCGCGAAGGTCAAGGCGCGCCTGCAACAAATTGATGAGAGCATCGCGCGATATCTTTCCGCGTTGGAGACGGCAGACCGGACTCAATCCGATGTTGCTGAGGCGAAGACGAGTCGCATTAGCGACAAGATCAGCAAGCTCAAACAGCAAATGCAGGATCTCAAGGCGATGGAACAGCGATTGCGAGAGTCACCAGATGGACAGGTATCGTTGACTGATCCGGACTCGCGCTCAATGGCTACCAGCGGTCGGGGAACGGGAATGGTTGGCTACAACGTTCAGACGGCGGTTGATGACACGCATCATCTGAGCGTGACGCACGAGGTCACCAACATAGGCAACGACCGCGGCCAGTTGACGAACATGGCGGGGCAGGCGCGCGCGGCTACAGGCATCGAGGAACTGACTGTGGTTGCCGACCGAGGCTACTTCAAAAGCGAGGAAGTCCTGCAATGCCATGAAGCGGGTATTACGACCTTCGTTCCTAAACCGCTGACTTCGGGCAAGAACGCTGACGGCTACTTCGGCAAGCAGGATTTTATTTACATAGCCAAAGACGACGAATATCTTTGCCCCGCCCAGCAGCGGCTCAACTGGCGTTTCACGAACATCGAGCATGGCATGACGCTACATTGCTATTCGAGTTCAGCCTGTTCTACCTGTGCAATCAGGAAACAATGCACATCGGGCAAACAGGCTCGCCGGATAAAGCGCTGGGAACATGAGGCCGTCGTCGAGGCGATGCAGAAACGGCTCGACCAGAAGCCGGACATGATGCGCATACGCCGTCAGACCGTTGAACACCCATTCGGTACGCTGAAATTCTGGATGGGCGCGGCGCACTTCCTGATGAAGACACGTGAGCATGTCAGCACCGAAATGAGCCTCCATGTGCTCGCGTATAACCTCAGGCGCGTCATGGCGATCCTTGGCACTGGGTCGATGATGCAAAAGATGCGAGCCTGA
- a CDS encoding IclR family transcriptional regulator, protein MSLKQGLRILDFLASQGEGAGLVAIADALSLPRSSCHRLLTELVAGGYVRQLVDHSRYILTMRMTSNGLEFLSLTGIADIAQPIIERVAARTGELARLSLVDGEAIIWVGKADGQRVGFRYDPDMGQAARLSCTSTGHAWLMTMTDEQALALVLKQGFGQPNEFGPNAPTTVKALLGFLHAARVRGYAMIDEVFAPRMSAVAAPVINGSRCVGVISLAGPRVRLTAEKIHEYSVLLREAANELAQLSNMAGFPSRPPLGKG, encoded by the coding sequence ATGTCACTCAAACAAGGCCTACGTATTCTCGATTTTCTGGCATCGCAAGGCGAAGGCGCGGGCCTCGTGGCCATTGCCGACGCCTTGTCCCTGCCGCGCAGTTCGTGCCATCGCCTGCTCACTGAACTCGTTGCGGGTGGGTACGTCAGGCAACTGGTCGATCACAGCCGCTACATTCTGACAATGCGGATGACGTCTAACGGACTCGAATTCCTGAGCCTCACGGGCATCGCCGATATTGCGCAGCCGATCATCGAACGTGTTGCCGCGCGGACCGGCGAGTTGGCGCGGCTGTCGCTGGTCGACGGGGAAGCGATTATCTGGGTGGGCAAGGCGGATGGGCAGCGCGTCGGCTTTCGCTACGATCCCGACATGGGCCAGGCGGCACGACTCTCATGCACATCGACCGGACATGCGTGGCTCATGACGATGACAGACGAACAGGCGCTCGCGCTCGTTCTAAAGCAGGGCTTCGGACAGCCGAATGAGTTTGGACCCAATGCACCGACGACGGTCAAAGCGCTGTTGGGGTTCCTGCACGCCGCGCGTGTGCGTGGTTACGCGATGATCGACGAGGTGTTTGCGCCGCGAATGTCAGCGGTGGCAGCACCCGTCATCAATGGCTCGCGCTGCGTCGGAGTGATCAGTCTGGCTGGGCCACGGGTGCGGTTGACCGCCGAGAAGATCCACGAGTACTCGGTCCTGCTGCGCGAGGCTGCGAATGAACTGGCCCAGTTGAGCAACATGGCAGGGTTCCCCAGCCGACCGCCGCTGGGCAAAGGATGA
- a CDS encoding helix-turn-helix domain-containing protein — MNLTDLIRTAHRLAEAQEQGRRITQKEMAARIGVSSRAYSEYQTGTNCPLGMKALLRLLNGLSDREIVRLVREYRDDAAEK; from the coding sequence ATGAATCTCACGGATCTCATTCGTACCGCGCATCGGTTGGCCGAGGCTCAGGAGCAAGGGCGCAGAATCACTCAAAAAGAAATGGCGGCCCGGATCGGGGTGAGCTCGCGCGCATACAGCGAATATCAGACTGGAACCAATTGCCCGCTTGGTATGAAAGCACTGCTGCGACTGCTCAATGGGCTTTCTGATCGAGAGATCGTTCGTCTAGTTAGAGAATACCGAGACGATGCAGCAGAAAAATAA
- a CDS encoding type II toxin-antitoxin system ParD family antitoxin, with the protein MTTMNISLPDALKSFVDEQVSERGYGTSSEYVRELIRRDQQRQHLRALLVEGAASGPTEPVDAQYFESLRARVRRAQK; encoded by the coding sequence ATGACGACGATGAATATTTCCTTGCCGGACGCGCTGAAAAGCTTCGTCGACGAACAGGTCAGCGAACGGGGCTACGGCACAAGCAGCGAATATGTCCGCGAACTGATCCGCCGCGACCAGCAGCGGCAGCATTTGCGTGCTCTTCTCGTGGAAGGCGCTGCATCGGGCCCAACAGAGCCCGTTGATGCACAGTATTTCGAATCACTGCGCGCTCGCGTGCGTCGCGCGCAGAAATGA
- a CDS encoding type II 3-dehydroquinate dehydratase has translation MTRKLYILNGSNLNMLGVREPHIYGSTTLADIEQSCLTLADALRFDCVFRQTNSESELIDWIQEAFLQDAALIINPAGFSFGRIPVLDAVKLVRRPVVELHITNIHARSEEYRHSTISVAATAVICGAGANGYLLAIRAIDDLWSKQP, from the coding sequence ATGACTCGCAAACTTTATATCCTCAATGGCTCGAACCTGAACATGCTGGGCGTAAGGGAGCCTCACATCTACGGCAGCACCACGCTTGCGGACATCGAACAGAGCTGCCTGACACTCGCTGATGCGCTCAGGTTCGACTGCGTATTCCGTCAGACCAACAGCGAAAGCGAACTGATCGACTGGATCCAGGAAGCGTTCCTTCAGGATGCCGCGCTGATCATCAATCCGGCCGGCTTTTCGTTCGGTCGAATTCCCGTGCTCGATGCAGTCAAGCTCGTCAGGCGGCCGGTAGTGGAATTGCATATCACCAACATCCACGCGCGCTCGGAAGAATATCGTCACTCGACAATCTCGGTCGCGGCCACGGCGGTAATCTGCGGGGCAGGAGCAAACGGATATCTGCTGGCGATCCGCGCGATCGACGATCTGTGGAGCAAGCAGCCCTGA
- a CDS encoding tyrosine-type recombinase/integrase, whose protein sequence is MPAPPSAALVLVHPAPLERLVIPAALDGHAGSNRATGGVAQLAAANDLDAIRAWLARFTDKQTTFDSYRKEAERLLLWSLVQLGKPLSSLTHEDCLRYQRFLADPQPAATWIANAGAGGGRKHPRGDARWRPFHGPLSATSIRQAMVILNVLFSWLVQAGYLAGNPLALSRQRTPKAAPRITRYLEPGLWQEVKNFIASMPQETARDRAHYYRVRWLFTLLYLGGLRIAEVGGNTMGQFFVRRDRDGTMRWWLTVQGKGDRERLVPVTRELMTELSRYRQSLGMTALPSPNEATPLVLPIGSTAGSTAGSTADGTAAKTAGRANGSTRDTTFAPASRPLTRAAVHTIVKDVFARAAERLREQGDEQAARADLLKQASAHWLRHTAGSHMADHHVDLRHVRDNFGHASLTTTSIYLHVDEDRRHQETDEKHRIDW, encoded by the coding sequence ATGCCCGCGCCACCGTCAGCCGCCCTCGTCCTGGTGCACCCCGCCCCGCTGGAAAGGCTCGTAATTCCGGCTGCACTCGACGGCCATGCCGGGAGCAACCGCGCCACGGGCGGCGTCGCGCAGCTCGCCGCCGCGAACGATCTCGATGCGATCCGCGCGTGGCTTGCACGGTTCACCGACAAACAGACGACGTTCGACAGCTACCGGAAAGAGGCCGAACGGCTGCTGCTGTGGTCGCTCGTGCAACTGGGCAAGCCGCTCTCGTCACTCACCCACGAGGACTGCCTGCGCTACCAGCGCTTCCTGGCCGATCCGCAGCCGGCCGCCACATGGATCGCCAACGCCGGCGCGGGAGGCGGTCGCAAGCATCCGCGTGGCGACGCCCGCTGGCGGCCCTTTCACGGCCCGCTGTCGGCCACCAGCATCCGCCAGGCGATGGTGATCCTCAATGTGCTGTTTTCGTGGCTGGTGCAGGCCGGGTATCTCGCCGGCAACCCGCTCGCGCTCTCGCGCCAGCGCACCCCGAAAGCCGCCCCGCGCATCACCCGCTATCTGGAGCCTGGCCTGTGGCAGGAGGTCAAGAACTTCATCGCGTCGATGCCGCAGGAGACCGCCCGGGATCGCGCGCACTATTACCGCGTGCGATGGCTCTTTACACTGCTCTATCTGGGCGGGCTGCGCATCGCCGAGGTCGGGGGCAACACGATGGGGCAGTTTTTCGTGCGACGCGATCGCGACGGCACGATGCGTTGGTGGCTGACGGTACAGGGTAAGGGCGACAGGGAGCGGCTGGTGCCGGTGACGCGCGAGCTGATGACGGAACTGTCGCGCTACCGGCAGTCCCTCGGCATGACAGCCCTGCCCTCACCCAACGAGGCCACGCCACTCGTCCTGCCAATCGGTAGCACTGCGGGCAGTACCGCGGGTAGCACAGCGGATGGGACTGCCGCAAAGACGGCAGGACGCGCAAACGGTTCGACGCGGGACACAACGTTCGCCCCCGCGAGCCGGCCGCTCACGCGCGCCGCCGTGCACACGATCGTCAAGGATGTCTTCGCCCGCGCGGCTGAACGGTTACGTGAACAGGGGGATGAACAGGCGGCGCGCGCCGACCTGCTGAAACAAGCGTCGGCGCACTGGCTGCGGCACACGGCCGGCTCGCACATGGCCGACCATCACGTCGATCTGCGGCACGTGCGGGACAACTTCGGGCATGCCTCGCTGACGACGACGAGCATCTACCTGCACGTGGACGAAGATCGCCGGCACCAGGAAACCGACGAGAAACACCGGATTGACTGGTGA
- a CDS encoding MFS transporter, with protein sequence MARRAVAGATVGTALEWFDFALYGVVAATVFPKLFFPSLDPTASLLASLASFWAGLAARPLGAIICGMLGDRWGRRKLMLVTVSVMGASSFLMGLLPTYQQVGVLAPTLLVSLRIIQGFALGGESTGAQLMAVEHASAARRGWYSGLLGICSPLSQILANFTLFSLAAVLSSDDFDSWGWRIPFLASFVLVLLGIYIRSRVSETPAFEALNKSGVRARAANPLGIVLKYHWRTALRLTLFFCGPAALFYLIVVFSLSYLTKHLGVAKQTGFMLLMIANVCAIVGALAGGYLSDRIGRKRALMIGSFCTLVCCLIYFPILNQNSIAMTMAVMGAFLGFTQFQSGIQPVWFAESFPTEARYTGSALSYSGANLLTGGPMPIVAVALLNAFHGSPWAIVAVCGSLNLLSFLMIAVSRETKGTALERSSTH encoded by the coding sequence ATGGCGCGCCGCGCGGTGGCCGGTGCAACCGTCGGTACCGCGCTCGAATGGTTCGACTTCGCGTTGTATGGCGTGGTCGCGGCCACGGTCTTTCCGAAGCTCTTTTTCCCGTCGCTCGACCCGACCGCCTCGCTGCTCGCGTCGCTCGCCAGCTTCTGGGCCGGGCTCGCCGCGCGCCCGCTGGGCGCGATCATATGCGGGATGCTCGGCGACCGTTGGGGTCGCCGCAAACTGATGCTGGTCACTGTCTCGGTGATGGGCGCGTCGTCGTTCCTGATGGGCTTGCTGCCCACCTACCAGCAGGTCGGCGTCCTCGCGCCGACGTTGCTGGTTTCGCTGCGGATCATCCAGGGTTTCGCGCTCGGCGGGGAATCAACGGGCGCCCAACTCATGGCGGTGGAGCATGCATCGGCAGCACGACGCGGCTGGTATTCGGGCTTGCTCGGCATCTGTTCGCCGCTAAGCCAGATTCTCGCCAATTTCACGCTGTTTTCACTGGCGGCGGTGCTTTCGTCGGACGACTTTGATTCCTGGGGATGGCGGATCCCGTTTCTCGCCAGCTTTGTTCTTGTGCTGCTAGGCATCTACATCCGCAGTCGTGTATCCGAGACACCGGCCTTCGAGGCGCTCAACAAAAGCGGCGTGCGGGCACGCGCCGCGAATCCGCTCGGCATCGTGCTGAAGTACCACTGGCGCACTGCACTTCGCCTGACGCTGTTCTTTTGCGGGCCCGCTGCCCTGTTTTATCTGATCGTGGTGTTCTCGCTCAGCTACCTGACCAAACACCTTGGCGTGGCAAAGCAGACCGGCTTCATGCTGTTGATGATCGCCAATGTCTGCGCAATCGTGGGCGCACTGGCGGGCGGCTATCTGAGTGACAGGATTGGACGCAAGCGCGCGCTGATGATCGGCTCGTTTTGCACGCTGGTCTGCTGCCTGATCTATTTTCCGATTCTCAATCAGAACTCGATCGCTATGACCATGGCCGTGATGGGCGCATTCCTCGGCTTCACGCAGTTCCAGAGTGGCATCCAGCCGGTGTGGTTCGCCGAGTCCTTTCCGACCGAGGCACGCTACACGGGGTCCGCGCTGTCCTACTCAGGAGCGAACCTGCTCACCGGCGGCCCGATGCCCATCGTCGCTGTCGCGCTGCTGAATGCCTTTCACGGTTCTCCGTGGGCCATCGTCGCCGTGTGTGGCTCATTGAATCTGCTCTCCTTTCTCATGATTGCGGTATCGCGGGAAACCAAAGGCACCGCCCTCGAACGCTCCTCCACACATTGA
- a CDS encoding DUF1488 family protein, producing MDTLEFQPQVLAGRCGVSFSLARPKGTVECVITIKALQEYFWLEPNADDIRILRAFRHGYSRIRAIAERKALAHPATHLELTAADFARP from the coding sequence ATGGATACCCTTGAATTCCAACCTCAGGTGCTTGCCGGTCGCTGCGGTGTATCGTTCAGTCTTGCCCGTCCAAAAGGCACCGTCGAATGTGTCATCACGATCAAGGCACTGCAGGAGTATTTCTGGCTTGAGCCCAACGCCGATGATATTCGGATCCTGCGCGCCTTCCGGCATGGATACAGCCGTATCCGGGCAATCGCCGAGCGCAAGGCGCTTGCTCATCCAGCGACCCATCTGGAGCTGACGGCCGCCGATTTTGCGCGCCCGTGA